Genomic window (Gemmatimonadota bacterium):
TCCCGATGTGCTGGCTCATATGACCCACGCGGCGATTGTGAATTTGACGTATGCGCTGGATGGCTTTACAGATGATGGCGGGTGCGAAGAGGGGCCGGGGTATTGGGAATACGGCTTTGGGCATTTTTTGTACGTGGCCTATGCTCTGTATTTGAAGACCAATGGGGAATTGAATTTGATGGTGGATGAGACGGGCAAGATTCATCGGATATGCCAGTATCCGCTCGCGGCGCATATTCAGGGTGCGTTGCGCTCGACGTTTGCGGATTCGAGCCACGGATATACGGGTGCGCGGTCTGCGATGATTGTCAATGCGTTTTTTGATATGCCCGAACTATACGCCCTGTGCGACAAGCATTCGGATAATACTTTGAAGGTGCGAGATATGCACAGCATGGCGATGTATTCCGGATTTGAGGTGGAGGTAGAGGCGGTTGATCGGGATTATGTTTTGTCCGATTTGGGACAGGCGAAGTTGCGGGGGACGCCCGGGAAAGGGCAGTTGACGCTGATGTGTCTGGCGGGTAATAATGGAGTGCCGCACAATCACAACGATATCGGCAGTTTTATTGTGCATCGCGGGGATGCGCTCTGGTTGACGGATCCCGCGGGTCCTGTTTATAGCCAGAAGACCTTTGGTCCCGATCGCTACGATATTCTGTTTTGCAATGCGCTGGGTCATTCTGTGCCCGTGATCGACGGGCAGTTGCAGCAGCCCGGCGGGGAGTATTTCGGTACGCTGGAGGTAGAGAATTTGAATGGTGAGGGCGAAAAACGCGCGGTGATAGATATGACACACGCGTATCCCGAAGGTACGGTGAAGAGTCTGACGCGCACTTTTGTGCTGGATGGGAATGTTCTGACGATGGAAGATCGCTATGTGTTTGACGGTGTGCCGCAGACGCTTGAGGAGGGGTTTATTACATTTGAGGATGTGCAAGTTGACGGGGATTCGGTTCAGGTTGGTCCCGAAGGCGAGGGTATTATACTTTCTGCGGTGGATACACCGGGTGTGTTTTCGGTCAAGCGGTTTGAAGAGGAGTCAAAAGAAGGGCGCACAGATGAGGTGGTCACGCGCGTGATTTTTACACCGAAAGAACTATCGCAAGATTTCTGTTTGCGGTTTGCGATGGGGTGAGTTTCTGGGAGGATTCAGTTATGTATAGAGCTTCTTATGATGGTAGTAATAAGAAGGTGATGTGGCAGGAGATGTGGCGGCACGAGTTTGAGGATGCTTTGGAGCGCGATCCCGTGGTGATTGTGCCGGTGGGATCTGTGGAGCAGCACGGGCCGCATTGTCCGATGGATGTGGATATTTCGGCGCCGTTCTATATGGCGGTGGCTGTGGCGCAGCGCGTGGATGATTTTCCCGTGATTGTCGCGCCGCCGGTGTGGTCGGGGTTTACGCATTATAATATGGGATTTCCCGGTACGATTAATTTGCGCTTGGAGACGTTTCAGAATTTGCTGGCAGATATTTTTCGCAGTATTTATGCCAATGGGTTCAAGCGGATTATTTCCGTGAATGGACACGGGGGCAATGCCGCGCCCTGTCGCGCTGTTTCATGGCAGGTGGCAGAGGAGAATATTTTTACGCTGTCATTTAGCTGGTGGGATATGGTGGATAAGGAGTTGAGGGAATGGAGTGCGACAAATGAAGGCGTGGGACACGCCGGGGAGTGGGAGACGGCTGTGCAGCTTCACTTGCGCGAACATCTGGTTGATAAGAACCGTATTGATAGCGATGTGACAGGGACAAGGCCGTTTGGCGATGAGTTGTCGTTTGCGGAGTTTGCCGAGCGGAGGCGGGATACGAAAAAGGATACGGGTATTATGGGCGATGCGTTTGCTGCGAGTGCGGAAAAGGGTGCGCGTATTTTTGAACTGGCCTGTGAGCGCCTGGAACAGCTGGTGCGCGAGTATCACGAGTTGCCCGTGCGCGAGTACCGCGAGTTTGGGTCTCACTGTATTTGAAAGAGGGGGTACAACGATGTCAGAGCTAAGAGTGGGGATTATCGGTGCGGGGGGTCACGCACAGAGCCACTTCAGGATGATCCATGACGAGCCGGAAATGGCGTTGGTTGCGGTTGCAGACCTGGATCCAGAAAGATTGGCGCACACGCGAGAAACGCACGGCGTGACGTCCCTTTTTACGGATTACCGGGAGATGATCGAGAAGGTGCAATTAGACGTGGTCTATGTTGTGACCTTTCCGGGACCACTGCCCGACATTGTGATCGACTGTCTGGAGGCCGGGCTGCATACCTCGGTCGAGAAGCCGCCGGGCATCAGTTCGGATCAGACCCGACGGATGATGGAGGCAGAACGGCGATCCAGCGCCAGGGCGATTGTTTCGGTAAACCGGCGGTACATTCCAGAAGTGCTGGCGATTCGGGCCCTGCTGCAAGATCGAGGTGGACCCGTTCATGTGGCGGCGACGTACAACAAGCCGCATATTGGGGACAAGGTCCGGGATGTCGGACATCTTATCCGATTGGACGCGATCCACCATGTGGATCTGTTGCGATGGCTGGCAGGTGACGCTGTCGAGGTTTACTCAGAGGCGTGGTCTGCGCCTTCCCACCCTGCCGAGATGCGCCACAATGCCGTGATCAAGTTCGAAAGCGGCTGCCGGGGCGTGATGATGAGCCACTACGCTGTTGGATACCGCATTCAGCGGTTTGAAGCGCATGCGGAAGACTTCAGCGCGTATGTGGATCTCACGAGTGGCCCCAGGTGTGAGATTTATGCTGACGGAGAGCCGTTCGAGGACGAGCTGGATCTGGAATCGGTCGGCGGTCCCGACTTCAACGAGACCCGACATTTCGTGGCGTGCATAAAAAACGATACGCAGCCGTGGAGCACGCTTGAGGATGCGATCAAGACGATGAGGTTGTGCGAAGCGATTGAGGCGGGACATAAAGGTCAATTGGAATGATTTTTTGGGGTTGGATCGCGGTATGAAGATCGTCGATATAGATACTATTATGATTAATTCTCCTGGCCGCAAGTGGACGATTGTTCGGGTCCATACCGATGAGGGGCTTATGGGTTTGGGTGAAGCCACGTATTCGAATAAGGAACCCGTGGTCTGTGCGGCGGTTGAGCATATGAAACAAGAACTCATCGGTTGCGATCCTGCACGGATTGAGTATCTGTGGTACTATTTGTTTCGGCAATCTTCTCTCAGTGGTATCTGGCGCATGAGCGGGCCAGTGTGGATGAGTGCGCTGTCGGGTATTGATCAGGCTTTGTGGGATATAAAGGGCAAGGTGGCGGGTATGCCGGTTGTGGAGTTATTGGGTGGTGTGTTCCGCGATCGGGTCGAGGTGTACACGCATTTTGGCGGGAGTACGCCAGAGGCGGCTGCGGCGCACGCGCAACGGCTGGTGGAACTCGGTTTTCGGGCACTTAAAGGCGGTATGGGTAGCGATAGTGATGATCAATTTGATCCGTATGTCGAGACGGGCGATCCCAGACAAACAGCCGCCCGTTTTGAGGCAGTGCGCCAGGCAGTGGGTCCCGATGTCAAGCTGTTTATCGATTGTCACGGGCGTTTGACTGTGTCCGGTTGTATTCGTCTGGCACGAGTATTGGAGCCTTTTGGTCTGTACGCGTTTGAGGATCCGGTGCCGCCAGACGATTTAAGTGCTTATCCCAAGGTGCGACACGCTATTAATATTCCGGTGATGGGGTCGGAGCGGCTCAATACGAGGAGCCAGTTCCGCCAGTTGTTGGATCTGGATGGCGTCGATATTGCCCAGCCGGATTTGATGTATGCCGGGGGGATTACGGAGGTACGAAAGATCGCCGCGATTGC
Coding sequences:
- a CDS encoding mandelate racemase/muconate lactonizing enzyme family protein, whose amino-acid sequence is MKIVDIDTIMINSPGRKWTIVRVHTDEGLMGLGEATYSNKEPVVCAAVEHMKQELIGCDPARIEYLWYYLFRQSSLSGIWRMSGPVWMSALSGIDQALWDIKGKVAGMPVVELLGGVFRDRVEVYTHFGGSTPEAAAAHAQRLVELGFRALKGGMGSDSDDQFDPYVETGDPRQTAARFEAVRQAVGPDVKLFIDCHGRLTVSGCIRLARVLEPFGLYAFEDPVPPDDLSAYPKVRHAINIPVMGSERLNTRSQFRQLLDLDGVDIAQPDLMYAGGITEVRKIAAIADTYHVPISPHNTKGPVGIAAATHLMASIPNAAPMELVTGIDWRDEIITEPLRIEAGYILLPQGPGWGIELDMDGVEKHRWRPGDSR
- a CDS encoding creatininase family protein; the encoded protein is MYRASYDGSNKKVMWQEMWRHEFEDALERDPVVIVPVGSVEQHGPHCPMDVDISAPFYMAVAVAQRVDDFPVIVAPPVWSGFTHYNMGFPGTINLRLETFQNLLADIFRSIYANGFKRIISVNGHGGNAAPCRAVSWQVAEENIFTLSFSWWDMVDKELREWSATNEGVGHAGEWETAVQLHLREHLVDKNRIDSDVTGTRPFGDELSFAEFAERRRDTKKDTGIMGDAFAASAEKGARIFELACERLEQLVREYHELPVREYREFGSHCI
- a CDS encoding Gfo/Idh/MocA family oxidoreductase is translated as MRLLRVRKRVRVFLNWPVSAWNSWCASITSCPCASTASLGLTVFERGGTTMSELRVGIIGAGGHAQSHFRMIHDEPEMALVAVADLDPERLAHTRETHGVTSLFTDYREMIEKVQLDVVYVVTFPGPLPDIVIDCLEAGLHTSVEKPPGISSDQTRRMMEAERRSSARAIVSVNRRYIPEVLAIRALLQDRGGPVHVAATYNKPHIGDKVRDVGHLIRLDAIHHVDLLRWLAGDAVEVYSEAWSAPSHPAEMRHNAVIKFESGCRGVMMSHYAVGYRIQRFEAHAEDFSAYVDLTSGPRCEIYADGEPFEDELDLESVGGPDFNETRHFVACIKNDTQPWSTLEDAIKTMRLCEAIEAGHKGQLE